In Vanrija pseudolonga chromosome 4, complete sequence, a single window of DNA contains:
- the YMR253C gene encoding uncharacterized protein, with translation MASPHNGDGFRSASPVARTTTPMSSRRRSSAATTRPRSDSTFSRAFDGADVSPTGTSAVKPLVEDTFVEEYEDNDDDDDDDGDDDDEVLPLHSNTFVDLHVVGGNKERGIRAYLHPTILQLYDHNYGLFLIAMAQFFFASMSTSVKFLMETTEMSTLTLIFVRMGITLIFCWIVLFIRRDPHPILGPPDVRKILVLRGMAGFGGLVCAYQALRALSVSDAVTISFLTPSFTALFGFLLLGESFGLKEAISGFASLLGVILISRPPFIFGHGWDTKPMDDNTRKGRLNIDLPTDDTESSSRLVAVTWALGGVFFSATAYLSIRYIGKRANALHSIGYFSMACTFTCGIAMLIIPGNQQWPNNTYGFALIILIGVFGFCAQCLLTFGLQHEKAGRAGLAMYLQIFFAVILDLLVFGTIPTFLSFLGTVIILSSAAWVAMSSLKKAPPALEDNEETPLSRSPSPQPVGSKSVRGELYSYTSVPTSDTAPSSSATLNVPAFQQRPPPPKDEIGNSCGL, from the exons ATGGCGTCGCCCCACAATGGCGACGGTTTCCGAAGCGCAAGCCCAGTCGCGCGTACTACTACGCCCAtgagctcgagaagaagaTCATCGGCAGCAACAACGCGCCCGCGCAGCGACAGCACCTTTTCGCGCGCGTTTGATGGCGCGGACGTCAGCCCGACCGGCACGAGCGCAGTCAagccgctcgtcgaggacaccTTTGTCGAGGAGTACGAGgacaatgacgacgatgacgacgacgatggagacgatgacgacgaggtgctcccGCTGCACTCCAACACCTTTGTCGATCTGCACGTCGTCGGAGGGAACAAGGAGCGCGGCATCCGCGCATACCTGCACCCGACCATCCTCCAGCTCTACGACCACAACTATGGCCTGTTCCTCATCGCCATGGCGCAGTTCTTCTTCgcgtccatgtcgacgtcggtcaAGTTCTTGATGGAGACGACCGAGATGTCGACACTCACCCTCATCTTTGTGCGCATGGGCATCACTCTCATCTTCTGCTGGATCGTGCTCTTCATCCGCCGCGACCCGCACCCCATCCTCGGCCCGCCTGACGTGCGCAAGATCCTCGTGCTGCGCGGCATGgccggctttggcggccTCGTCTGCGCCTACCAGGCCCTCCGGGCGCTCAGTGTGTCGGACGCCGTGACGATTAGTTTCCTCACCCCGAGCTTTACCGCCCTGTTTGggttcctcctcctcggggaGAGCTTTGGGCTCAAAGAGGCCATCTCGGGCTTTGCGTCGCTCCTCGGTGTGATTCTCATCTCTCGCCCACCATTCATCTTTGGCCATGGCTGGGACACCAAGCCCATGGATGATAATACCCGCAAGGGACGCCTGAATATCGACCTGCCGACTGACGACACTGAGAGCTCGTCTCGTCTTGTCGCTGTGACCTGGGCCCTTGGGGGTGTCTTCTTCTCTGCTACGGCGT ATCTATCTATTCGCTACATCGGAAAGCGGGCCAACGCCCTCCACTCGATCGGCTACTTCTCGATGGCCTGTACTTTTACCTGCGGCAT TGCGATGCTCATCATCCCTGGCAACCAGCAATGGCCTAATAATACCTACGGATTTGCCCTCATCATTCTCATCGGCGTGTTTGGATTCTGTGCCCAGTGCCTCCTTACCTTTGGGCTGCAGCACGAGAAGGCCGGCCGAGCGGGTCTGGCAATGTATCTTCAG ATCTTCTTcgccgtcatcctcgacctcctggTCTTCGGCACCATCCCCACCTTCCTCAGCTTCCTCGGCACAGTCATCATCCTCTCGTCAGCGGCGTGGGTCGCCATGTCGAGCCTTAAGAAGGCGCCGCCTGCCCTCGAGGACAACGAGGAGACGCCGCTGTCGcgcagcccgtcgccgcagcCGGTGGGATCCAAGTCTGTCCGAGGCGAACTGTACTCGTACACATCTGTGCCAACCAGCGACACTgccccgtcctcgtccgcgacgCTGAATGTGCCTGCGTtccagcagcggccgccgccgcccaaggaTGAGATTGGCAATAGCTGTGGCCTGTAG
- the CNE03890 gene encoding Putative heme-binding peroxidase produces MSSVPKGDYDGIRAEVKKILKRPGYDDGSIGPVLVRLAWHASGTYSAKEKNGGSNGAGMRFAPESSDGANAGLEFAREFIDPIHAANPWISYADLWTLAGATAVEAMGGPKIPWKPGRTDFASEVAATEYRGNIDNRLPDAALGAQHIRDVFYRMGFNDQEIVALSGAHNLGRCHADRSGFDGPWVVNPIRFSNQYFKLLLTRKWVPRKWDGPFQYEAIVAGTRLMMLPTDIALIEDPVFRPWVEKYAADQALLFKDFAAAFGKLLELGVDRDGTGVAHLVKGGGCPFAAAAGAGAARPANHPPVAAKARL; encoded by the exons ATGAGCTCTGTTCCCAAGGGAGACTACGACG GcatccgcgccgaggtcaagaagaTCCTCAAGCGCCCTggctacgacgacggctcgaTCGGCCCCGTGCTCGTTCG TCTTGCCTGGCACGCAAGCGGTACCTACTCTGCCAAGGAG AAAAACGGCGGATCTAACGG TGCCGGTATGCGTTTCGCTCCAGAG TCGTCGGACGGCGCCAACGCTGGCCTCGAGTTTGCTCGCGAGTTCATCGACCCCATCCACGCTGCCAACCCTTGGATCTCGTACGCCGACCTCTGGACCCTCGCTGGCGCTacggccgtcgaggccatgggCGGCCCCAAGATCCCCTGGAAGCCCGGACGCACCGACTTTGCCAGCGAGGTCGCTGCCACCGAGTACCGCGGCAACATTGACAACCGTCTGCCCGACGCTGCTCTCGGCGCCCAGCACATCCGCGACGTCTTCTACCGCATGGGCTTCAACGACCAGGAGATTGTCGCCCTCTCGGGTGCGCACAACCTCGGCCGCTGCCACGCCGACCGCTCCGGTTTCGACGGCCCTTGGGTCGTCAACCCCATCCGCTTCTCCAACCAGTACttcaagctcctcctcacccgCAAGTGGGTTCCTCGCAAGTGGGACGGCCCCTTCCAGTACGAGGCCATTGTTGCCGGCACTCGCCTGATGATGCTCCCCACCGAC ATTGCCCTCATTGAGGACCCCGTGTTCCGCCCCTGGGTCGAGAAGTACGCTGCCGACCAGGCCCTCCTCTTCAAGGACTTTGCCGCTGCCTTtggcaagctcctcgagctcggtgtcgACCGTGACGGCACTGgcgtcgcccacctcgtcaaGGGTGGTGGATGCcccttcgccgccgctgctggtgccggcgctgcccgccCTGCCAACCACCCTCCTGtggccgccaaggccagGCTGTAA
- the PGA_0 gene encoding Pepsin A: MRRKYIDEFGDADGLLAREESALEKKRKKRGRVPPSEVALNEWGRDVMYTGAVSIGTPPQTFEMNFDTGSASMYVFDSTCSPKQCKGSDVYHANSSSTFRDPHLPPGNLTYGMGCAYGHWGTDVVQVGASRVNNQMFLRASQYHEGFWYSNATGLMGLAWKTSQNVDMPFWQSIASSWNDTRFGVYLARANATDLADAARVNKVDPAEVALSGGSITFGGVNESLYNGDINYIPLVGRDYWRIPLEYIEVNSEAVATGIANLAAIDTGSTLIVGPQDIVENFYAKVPGAEPRPHWDGFWWFPCESVYNLSVALHFGGTAYPINPMDVIYATGDGTCTGGIVSSSSQSQLSGGRIQWVIGDVFLKNVYSVFQYAPPSRAGVRHTEWG, from the exons ATGCGGCGCAAGTATATAGACGAGTTTGGCGATGCCGACGGGTTGCTAGCGCGCGAGGAGAGcgcgctcgagaagaagaggaagaagaggggACGGGTGCCGCCGTCAGAGGTTGC GCTGAACGAGTGGGGCCGGGACGTCATGTACACTGGAGCCGTGTCAATAGG cacaccaccacaaacCTTCGAGATGAACTTTGacacgggctcggcgtcaatGTACGTCTTCGACTCGACGTGCTCCCCCAAGCAGTGTAAAGGCTCAGACGTGTACCATGCaaactcgagctcgacgttcCGCGACCCACACCTCCCACCAGGCAACTTGACGTACGGAATGGGGTGTGCATACGGGCACTGGGGCACCGATGTTGTTCAGGTCGGGGCGAGCAGGGTGAACAACCAGATGTTTC TGCGCGCATCACAGTACCACGAAGGATTCTGGTACTCGAACGCCACGGGCCTCATGGGCTTGGCGTGGAAGACGTCGCAAAACGTCGACATGCCGTTCTGGCAGTCGATTGCGTCGAGTTGGAACGACACACGCTTCGGCGTCtacctcgcgcgcgccaatGCCACTGAcctggccgacgccgcacgGGTCAACAAGGTCGACCCAGCAGAGGTGGCCTTGTCGGGAGGGTCTATCACGTTTGG CGGCGTCAATGAAAGCCTGTACAACGGCGATATCAACTACATCCCTCTCGTGGGCCGCGACTACTGGCGCATTCCGCTCGAGTACATCGAGGTCAACTCGGAGGCGGTCGCGACTGGGatcgccaacctcgccgcgaTCGACACGGGATCCACGCTCATCGTCGGCCCGCAGGATATCGTCGAGAACTTTTACGCCAAggtgcccggcgccgagccccgccCGCACTGGGACGGCTTCTGGTGGTTCCCGTGCGAGTCGGTGTACAACCTGTCCGTGGCGCTGCACTTTGGCGGCACGGCGTACCCCATCAACCCGATGGACGTGATCTACGCGACCGGCGATGGGACGTGTACGGGCGGGAtcgtgagctcgagctcgcaAAG CCAACTGTCTGGTGGCCGCATCCAATGGGTCATTGGCGACGTATTCCTCAAGAACGTCTACTCGGTGTTCCAGTACGCCCCGCCATCG AGGGCCGGTGTTCGACACACCGAGTGGGGGTAG
- the ssuD_0 gene encoding Alkanesulfonate monooxygenase, which yields MPRTNNPVEFISITYANDSNELNPQPGAPVDPEFLIRYARTLDDNKFNYTLVPYGSGGFDPFALAATIVAVTKNIKVIIALRPNTIFPTVAARKLTTLDQLSNGRVVVHFIAGGNDAEQAREGDFLSKVDRYGRLEDYIKILRRAWASSEPFDWDSKYYKFTGFSNQVLPVNGHIPVSVGGSSDDAYRIGGALADIFGLWGEPLKETKEQIDRIYAAAAAAGRPEGDRPRIWVTFRPIIAETEDLAWAKAHRTLHALKNNRAAGKLRVAPTAPEPQNVGSQRLLEIAKRGDVQDRALWYPTVTATNAGGASTALVGSPQTIIDSLVDYVDLGADLISIRGYDNLSDAIDYGRWVLPGVRKAIAEGYQPPAIATTNGNGAHA from the coding sequence atgccTCGCACCAACAACCCCGTCGAGTTCATCTCGATCACGTACGCCAACGACTCGAACGAGCTCAACCCGCagcccggcgcgcccgtGGACCCCGAGTTCCTGATCCGGTATgcgcgcacgctcgacgacaacaagtTCAACTACACGCTTGTGCCGTACGGCTCGGGCGGGTTCGACCcgttcgcgctcgcggccaccATCGTCGCCGTGACCAAGAACATCAAGGTCATCATCGCGCTGCGCCCCAACACCATCTTCCCGACCGTggccgcgcgcaagctcaCCACGCTCGACCAGCTGTCCAACGGCCGCGTGGTGGTGCACTTCATCgcgggcggcaacgacgccgagcaggcgcgcgagggcgacttCTTGTCCAAGGTCGACCGGtacggccgcctcgaggactACATCAAGAtcctgcgccgcgcgtggGCGTCGTCCGAGCCCTTCGACTGGGACTCCAAGTACTACAAGTTCACCGGCTTCTCCAACCAGGTGCTGCCTGTCAACGGGCACATCCCCGTGTCCGTCGGCGGGtcaagcgacgacgcgtacCGTATCGGcggtgcgctcgccgacatcTTCGGCCTGTGGGGCGAGCCGCTCAAGGAGACAAAGGAGCAGATCGACCGCATCTacgcggctgccgcggcagcaggcaggccagAGGGAGACCGCCCGCGTATCTGGGTGACCTTCCGCCCCATCATCGCCGAGACAGAGGACCTCGCGTGGGCCAAGGCGCACCGCACGCTCCACGCGCTCAAGAACAACCGCGCGGCAGGCAagctgcgcgtcgcgcccaCTGCGCCTGAGCCGCAGAACGTCGGGTCccagcgcctgctcgagatcgccaagcgcggcgacgtgcaGGACCGCGCGCTCTGGTACCCCACCGTCACGGCCACGaatgccggcggcgcctcgacggcgctcgtcggctcGCCCCAAACCATCAtcgactcgctcgtcgactatgtcgacctcggcgctgacCTCATCTCGATCCGCGGCTACGACAACCTCTCCGACGCGATCGACTATGGCCGCTGGGTTCTCCCTGGCGTCCGCAAGGCGATCGCGGAGGGTTACCAGCCCCCGGCCATCGCCACCACCAACGGCAACGGTGCCCACGCTTGA
- the pr1_2 gene encoding Aspartic protease produces the protein MVHTAVLTTVLAFAAAFSTTAGASSSARGNVERRSENGASGRIPLESRSNNAVAGPGPTTLALRYDARRAHSHDPEVRRAWLRDDDLRLRSKYRADLDHDAQKRVDRDMRAALAERRALRPRQNGGGAAGGSSASNSNASTSTAAVEADLDEANDLLTVWGRDVFYTAEVAVGTPPQFFEIHVDTGSADFYVFDSSCTGAECKKDKLFNSKASSTFTDLPDLGPNNITFGTGFSYGHWGADTVQMAGYSVSDLVFLRASVHDTSYSLTNITGIMGMGWAQLSKSNTYPFWQVLAPRWKDKRMGFYIGRVSSLDIVDTATTPPSQAISTAQAGGLMTLGGVNEKLIAGEITYTPLIALDFWRIPMDQITLNDYTLNPEGSNTAIIDTGSSVIQGPSASVAQLYANIPGAKPVTDPGMLGYYTFPCSQVTNISLSLQFGGVSYAVNPVDMVRTRTGDLCTGSIMAFNVSSSSRFHWIVGATFLKNVYTVFRYDPPAVGFANLVQPLQANLTGLDVHINGTAAMRQNSTVQNPSFGPGLGMKKSNKSTVQTALGATFGALAGAGLLAWLLCFIGYRRWYRPRRERRKSMAAQRPVVIDIESQSSPQPAGPSGSRFSDTTSSNLSGEETRVGHSEEKKVSLASDDDAKFSVMTKVRSVASDDLTSEGSHGQHVPVAIAQELDLPIEDPLESLTPPEPALLAPPRPASLAPSSHVNLAMDEDTGAPQLTLPKMKRLTMGLGTPNASRPSLL, from the exons ATGGTCCACACCGCTGTGCTTACAACGGTGCTGGCGTTTGCGGCTGCCTTCTCTACGACGGCAGGCGCAAGCTCGTCAGCCCGAGGCAATGTGGAGCGACGATCCGAAAATGGCGCGTCGGGGAGAATACCCCTCGAATCTCGGTCCAACAACGCCGTGGCTGGCCCTGGTCCAACAACACTCGCATTGCGATACgacgcacgccgagcgcactCTCACGACCCCGAGGTTCGCCGCGCCtggctgcgcgacgacgacttgcgGCTGCGCAGCAAGTACCGCGCAGACTTGGACCACGACGCCCAGAAGCGCGTTGATCGCGACATGCGCGCAGCCCTTGCCGAGCGACGGGCATTGCGGCCAAGGCAGaacggtggcggcgccgccggcggcagttCTGCATCAAATTCAAAtgcatcgacctcgaccgccgcTGTGGAGGCCGACTTAGACGAGGCAAATGATTT GTTGACTGTTTGGGGACGCGACGTGTTCTACACTGCGGAAGTGGCTGTTGG CACCCCGCCCCAGTTCTTTGAAATACACGTCGACACTGGCAGTGCCGATTTCTATGTCTTTGACAGCTCGTGTACCGGTGCCGAGTGCAAAAAGGACAAGCTGTTCAATTCAAAGGCCAGTTCAACGTTTACCGACCTGCCAGATCTTGGACCGAACAATATTACCTTTGGCACGGGATTTAGCTATGGCCACTGGGGTGCGGATACGGTGCAGATGGCTGGATACTCGGTATCGGACCTAGTGTTCC TCCGCGCGTCCGTGCACGATACCTCATACTCGTTGACGAACATCACTGGCATTATGGGCATGGGCTGGGCTCAGCTGTCCAAGTCAAACACGTACCCGTTCTGGCAGGTACTCGCGCCACGATGGAAGGACAAGCGCATGGGCTTTTACATTGGACGCGTCAGCTcgctcgacattgtcgacacGGCGACCACGCCTCCCTCTCAGGCTATCAGCACGGCTCAGGCCGGTGGTCTGATGACTCTTGGCGGCGTCAATGAGAAACTCATCGCCGGCGAGATCACCTACACCCCGCTCATCGCCCTCGACTTTTGGCGCATCCCAATGGACCAGATCACGCTCAACGACTACACGCTTAACCCAGAGGGTTCCAACACCGCCATCATCGACACGGGCTCGTCAGTCATCCAGGgaccctcggcctcggttGCCCAGCTGTACGCCAACATCCCCGGTGCCAAGCCGGTGACGGATCCGGGAATGTTGGGCTACTACACCTTCCCGTGCTCGCAAGTGACCAACATCTCTCTGTCGCTCCAGTTTGGCGGCGTCTCGTACGCTGTCAACCCGGTCGACATGGTGCGCACGCGTACAGGTGACCTCTGCACTGGGTCTATCATGGCCTTCAAtgtgagctcgagctcgaggttcCACTGGATCGTCGGGGCCACGTTCTTGAAGAACGTTTACACTGTGTTCCGCTATGACCCGCCGGCCGTGGGGTTTGCCAACCTCGTTCAGCCCTTACAAGCCAACCTCACGGGCTTAGATGTCCACATCAACGGCACGGCGGCTATGCGCCAAAACTCAACGGTCCAGAACCCGAGCTTTGGCCCTGGTCTCGGCATGAAGAAGTCGAACAAGTCGACCGTTCAGACTGCCCTCGGCGCAACgttcggcgcgctcgccggcgctggcctGCTCGCATGGTTACTGTGCTTCATCGGCTATAGAAGATGGTACAGACCACGCCGGGAGCGGCGCAAGAGCATGGCCGCTCAGCGTCCGGTCGTCATTGACATTGAGTCCCAGTCGTCTCCGCAACCGGCCGGCCCTTCGGGTAGCCGGTTCAGCGACACGACATCGTCCAACCTCAGCGGTGAGGAGACGCGTGTCGGCCACTcggaggagaagaaggtcTCGCTGGcctctgacgacgacgccaagttCTCCGTCATGACCAAGGTTAGATCAGTCGCCTCGGACGATTTAACAAGCGAGGGCTCGCATGGACAACACGTCCCTGTGGCGATCGCGCAAGAGTTAGATCTGCCGATTGAGGACCCGCTCGAGTCGTTgacgccgcccgagccggcgctcctcgccccgccccggcccGCATCactcgcgccgtcgtcacaCGTCAACCTGGCTATGGACGAGGATACCGGCGCACCGCAGCTTACCCTCCCCAAGATGAAGCGGCTCACGATGGGGCTCGGCACGCCCAACGCCAGCCGCCCATCACTTTTGTAG
- the CTSD_2 gene encoding Cathepsin D has protein sequence MRTTAALVALIAALPALAAPAPAHVADALAARDGGPIHIGLLPPPPPKRTPEPFEVVRKRQIARQVNYMRRWGAAPDHEIREFVKKETKRMKRDLKVAQKAAKRAKRDGQGGAGGAGGAGGAGGEGGAGGDGGAGGDGGEGGAGGDGGEGGAGGDGGEAGAGGAGGAGGAGGKGRAGGKGGAGGKGGAGGKGGSGGGKKNTPPQWFQVHIDTGSPFFWLYADHLPAGENPKPVFYRNQSSTLVEQNMHRNITYLKGWQYGDIVRDTFTVGGQIATDLEGVLVTVQEEGGGYAGTDISGILGFRLQDKLNVDLGRRTNETLIAKLSRGWKDHRFAFYLKRNNITAAKEFENQWYQEHGPPSATNVSPVLGVTPGGVLTLGGVDKSLYQGDIYYSDVLEESGGPSPSWNTRAESYTGFNTTVDFGNYTRINFDTGTTINVGPHELVRQIYEPLGGFFLPESFVGVNNTFWGFPCPAEPNTKASLRFAGVDWPIAFEDQIADVFPPIPGLLEDQPVCVGTIGSYNGGPGGIRAPGAVDWIFGAAFLKSAYSVYEIGRGNKTNRVGLAKLADGLNPPQYGTEIPWKEYVMARMPPPNNGTAPGGGQGGNGTAPGGAANPNGNYWGTPT, from the exons ATGCGCACCACTGCGGCTCTCGTAGCACTCATCGCAGCGCTGCCGGCCCTCGCGGCCCCCGCGCCAGCCcatgtcgccgacgccctcgccgcgcgcgacggagGCCCGATCCACATCGGCCTTCtcccgccccctccgcccaAGCGCACCCCCGAGCCCTTCGAGGTCGTGCGCAAGCGCCAGATTGCGCGCCAGGTCAACTACATGCGCCGGtggggcgccgcgccggacCATGAGATCCGCGAGTTTGTCAAGAAGGAGACGAAGCGCATGAAGCGCGACCTCAAGGTTGCGCagaaggccgccaagcgcgccaagcGTGACGGCCagggtggtgctggtggcgctggcggggcgggaggtgctggtggtgagggaggtgctggtggtgacggtggcGCCGGTGGTGACGGTGGAGAgggaggcgccggcggcgacggcggtgagggaggtgctggcggtgacggcggagaggctggcgctggcggcgctggtggtgccggcggtgctggAGGCAAGGGCAGAGCcggtggcaagggcggcgctggaggcAAGGGTGGTGCTGGAGGCAAGGGCggctccggcggcggcaagaagaa cacgccgccacaATGGTTCCAAGTCCACATCGACACTGGCTCGCCCTTCTTCTGGCTCTACGCGGACCACCTCCCCGCCGGCGAGAACCCCAAGCCAGTGTTCTACCGCAACCAGTCGTCCACCCTTGTGGAGCAGAACATGCACCGGAACATCACCTACCTCAAGGGCTGGCAGTATGGTGATATTGTTCGCGACACTTTTACTGTCGGGGGCCAGATTGCCACGGACCTCGAAGGCG TCCTCGTCACTGTTCAGGAAGAGGGAGGTGGATACGCCGGCACAGACATTTCCGGCATCCTGGGCTTCCGCCTCCAGGACAAGTTGAACGTCGACCTAGGCCGGAGGACCAACGAAACGCTCATCGCAAAGTTGAGCCGCGGCTGGAAGGACCATCGCTTCGCCTTCTATTTGAAGCGCAACAACATTACTGCCGCTAAGGAATTCGAGAACCAGTGGTACCAGGAGCACGGCCCTCCATCCGCGACAAACGTGTCACCTGTGCTCGGCGTCACCCCCGGCGGTGTTCTTACTTTGGG CGGCGTGGACAAGTCTCTGTACCAGGGCGACATTTACTACAGCGATGTCCTTGAAGAATCCGGAgggccgagcccgagctggAACACTCGTGCGGAGAGCTACACGGGCTTCAACACCACCGTTGATTTCGGCAACTACACTCGCATCAATTTTGACACTGGCACGACCATCAATGTCGGACCCCACGAGCTTGTCCGACAGATCTATGAGCCCCTCGGCGGCTTCTTCCTTCCCGAATCCTTCGTTGGCGTCAACAACACATTCTGGGGATTCCCGTGCCCGGCCGAGCCGAACACCAAGGCTTCGCTCAGGTTTGCAGGCGTCGACTGGCCCATTGCGTTCGAGGACCAGATTGCCGATGTCTTCCCCCCGATCCcgggcctgctcgaggaccaGCCCGTCTGCGTAGGCACAATCGGCTCGTACAACGGCGGCCCCGGTGGAAT TCGGGCACCTGGAGCCGTTGACTGGATCTTTGGGGCCGCGTTCTTGAAGAGCGCTTACTCGGTCTACGAGATTGGCAGGGGCAACAAGACGAACCGCGTCGGCCTTGCCAAGCTGGCCGACGGCCTCAACCCGCCTCAGTATGGTACCGAGATTCCCTGGAAGGAGTATGTCATGGCTCGCATGCCGCCTCCCAATAATGGCACTGCGCCAGGCGGTGGCCAAGGCGGGAATGGCACGGCTCCTGGCGGTGCGGCCAACCCCAACGGCAACTACTGGGGTACCCCGACCTAG
- the ctsd_1 gene encoding Cathepsin D: MLLLFSALALTAAAISASSTAPPADKRRFVPDLPDLPRLDLYKRDGNTEALTQWNRSVLYSAPVSIGTPPQTFDLRIDTGTSITYVYDAACNAAQCNGRAKFSGASSSSYQVANNNTAVVDSVGGSATGVWGVDTVSVGGSVSPSGLFCKYGGAATSARRTHSLTPRPPPVRTSDASDVNADSKASGVLGLSRGPGALLDTLASKWTDKQFGFYLSQLPGDTWVSWLKSDPANSNVESAPGGGLTLGGVDSSKYSGDISYAPVSGDAGWTIQLSALSANMSQVALGNDTSAVVDTGSSGVYGPSAIVDRLYSAIPGARRLDVGLRTDVAVYAFPCGADLSVSFWIAGREFPMLGDSLVENIVTVGSETLCIGSIVGLLRNTGDAAKWTLGSMFLRNVYTAFRLDPPAVGFADLADDIRPPRTPLPYTMLPLVASLTGNASVTDALSTARPAPTATAASKPSRASLKWSRDGVTVAIVLATWALILVFAPSVSPILVVN; encoded by the exons atgctgctgctgttctCGGCGCTAGCGCTCACCGCTGCtgccatctcggcgtcgtcgacggcgccgccagcagaCAAGCGGCGCTTCGTGCCCGACCTGCCCGACCTGCCGAGGCTGGACCTGTACAAGCGCGACGGCAACACCGAGGC CTTGACGCAGTGGAATCGGTCGGTGCTGTACTCGGCGCCGGTTTCGATCGG CACCCCACCACAGACCTTCGACCTGCGCATCGACACGGGCACATCCATAACCTACGTGTACGACGCGGCGTGCAACGCTGCCCAGTGTAACGGCCGGGCCAAGTTCTCCGGCGCCTCATCATCAAGCTACCAGGTCGCGAACAACAACACGGCCGTGGTCGACTCGGTTGGCGGGTCGGCCACGGGCGTGTGGGGCGTCGATACGGTGTCTGTCGGCGGTTCCGTGTCGCCCAGCGGCCTGTTCTGTAagtacggcggcgccgccacctcaGCCCGTCGAACGCACTCGCTGaccccacgcccacccccagTGCGCACGTCCGACGCATCTGACGTCAACGCCGACTCGAAAGCGtccggcgtgctcggcctctCCCGCGGCCCGGGGGCACTGCTCGACACCCTGGCGTCAAAGTGGACCGACAAGCAGTTCGGCTTCTACCTCTCCCAGCTACCAGGCGACACGTGGGTGTCGTGGCTGAAGAGTGACCCGGCGAACTCGAACGTCGAGagcgcgccgggcgggggcctcaccctcggcggGGTCGATAGCAGCAAGTACTCGGGCGACATCTCATATGCGCCCGTTAGCGGGGACGCGGGGTGGACGATCCAGCTGTCGGCTCTGAGCGCCAACATGTCCCAGGTGGCCTTGGGCAACGACACGTCCGCCGTGGTGGACACGggctcgagcggcgtgtATGGCCCCTCGGCTATCGTCGACAGGCTGTACTCTGCCATCcctggtgcgcggcggctcgacgtAGGCCTGCGCACCGACGTCGCAGTGTACGCGTTCCCGTGTGGCGCCGACCTGAGCGTGTCCTTCTGGATCGCGGGGCGCGAGTTCCCCATGCTGGGCGactcgctcgtcgagaaCATTGTCACTGTCGGCTCGGAGACGCTGTGCATCGGCAGCATCGTCGGGTTGCT CAGAAACACGGGCGACGCCGCAAAGTGGACGCTGGGGAGCATGTTCCTGCGCAACGTCTACACGGCGTTCCGGCTCGACCCGCCAGCAGTAGGcttcgccgacctcgccgacgacatccggccgccgcgcacgccgctaCCGTACACCATGctcccgctcgtcgccagcctGACAGGCAACGCGAGCGTCACAGACGCGCTGAGCACCGcgcggccagcgccgacggccacggccgcgtccaagccgtcgagggcgagcctCAAGTGGTCGCGCGACGGGGTGACTGTCGCGATCGTGCTCGCGACGTGGGCTTTGATCCTCGTGTTCGCGCCCAGCGTGTCTCCTATACTTGTCGTTAATTAG